One genomic window of Salvelinus alpinus chromosome 17, SLU_Salpinus.1, whole genome shotgun sequence includes the following:
- the LOC139542059 gene encoding tumor necrosis factor receptor superfamily member 6B-like: MYLRIDCFLPLLVFTLCGGNEPEPGALTPTYIWRDDVTGVSFTCDQCPPGTHLRKRCTKDSKTECGPCPKSHYTEIWNYIERCQYCNIFCTGDQFVSVECTQFHNRKCECKDGFYMRHGSCSRHSRCLPGEGVLSNGTAYTDVTCEPCRGGSFSADSSSRKTCQKFTVCAPDRTTIPGDDRHDVYCSACKSGSITHEDEAICDRELMEFLGLQILPPRKHKRLMTVLRRSAGKDFSKNSTVLDLLTTIKNKPSNNKHFAIQMHDILDTDGLLHLRRKVVTWFPHTTL; this comes from the exons ATGTATCTG CGGATCGATTGTTTTCTGCCGCTCCTGGTATTCACGCTCTGTGGCGGCAACGAGCCAGAGCCAGGCGCACTTACACCGACCTACATCTGGAGAGATGACGTGACAGGAGTTTCCTTTACATGCGACCAATGTCCTCCCGGAACACACTTGCGGAAGCGTTGCACGAAGGACAGCAAGACAGAATGCGGACCTTGCCCAAAGTCCCACTACACAGAAATCTGGAACTACATCGAGCGGTGTCAATACTGCAATATTTTTTGCACGGGGGATCAGTTTGTAAGCGTGGAGTGCACCCAATTTCACAACCGAAAGTGCGAGTGCAAGGACGGGTTTTACATGAGACATGGGTCATGTTCAAGGCACAGCAGGTGTCTCCCCGGCGAAGGGGTGCTCTCTAATG GAACAGCATACACTGATGTGACATGTGAACCTTGCCGAGGGGGCTCCTTCTCTGCAGATTCCTCCAGCAGGAAAACGTGTCAGAAGTTCACTGTGTGTGCTCCAGATCGCACCACTATACCTGGCGACGACAGGCATGATGTTTACTGCTCCGCCTGTAAGAGTGGTTCGATAACACATGAAG ATGAAGCTATCTGTGATAGAGAGTTGATGGAATTCCTGGGACTGCAGATCTTACCACCAAGAAAGCACAAAAGACTGATGACTGTGCTCAGGAGGAGTGCGGGGAAAGACTTCTCAAAAAATTCAACTGTTCTAGACCTTCTCACAACTATTAAGAACAAACCTAGCAACAACAAACATTTTGCTATTCAAATGCATGATATCCTGGATACAGACGGGCTGCTCCATTTAAGACGTAAAGTCGTCACATGGTTTCCTCATACGACTTTATAG
- the LOC139542060 gene encoding tumor necrosis factor receptor superfamily member 6B-like yields MYLRINCFLPLLVFTLCGGNEPEPGALTPTYIWRDDVTGVSFTCDQCPPGTHLRKRCTKDSKTECGPCPKSHYTEIWNYIERCQYCNIFCTGDQFVSVECTQFHNRKCECKDGFYMRHGSCSRHSRCLPGEGVLSNGTAYTDVTCEPCRGGSFSADSSSRKTCQKFTVCAPDRTTIPGDDRHDVYCSACKSGSITHEDEAICDRELMEFLGLQILPPRKHKRLMTVLRRSAGKNFSKNSTVLDLLTTIKNKPSNNKHFAIRMHDILDTDGLLHLRRKVVTWFPHTTL; encoded by the exons ATGTATCTG CGGATCAATTGTTTTCTGCCGCTCCTGGTATTCACGCTCTGTGGCGGCAACGAGCCAGAGCCAGGCGCACTTACACCGACCTACATCTGGAGAGATGACGTGACAGGAGTTTCCTTTACATGCGACCAATGTCCTCCCGGAACACACTTGCGGAAGCGTTGCACGAAGGACAGCAAGACAGAATGCGGACCTTGCCCAAAGTCCCACTACACAGAAATCTGGAACTACATCGAGCGGTGTCAATACTGCAATATTTTTTGCACGGGGGATCAGTTTGTAAGCGTGGAGTGCACCCAATTTCACAACCGAAAGTGCGAGTGCAAGGACGGGTTTTACATGAGACATGGGTCATGTTCAAGGCACAGCAGGTGTCTCCCCGGCGAAGGGGTGCTCTCTAATG GAACAGCATACACTGATGTGACATGTGAACCTTGCCGAGGGGGCTCCTTCTCTGCAGATTCCTCCAGCAGGAAAACGTGTCAGAAGTTCACTGTGTGTGCTCCAGATCGCACCACTATACCTGGCGACGACAGGCATGATGTTTACTGCTCCGCCTGTAAGAGTGGTTCGATAACACATGAAG ATGAAGCTATCTGTGATAGAGAGTTGATGGAATTCCTGGGACTGCAGATCTTACCACCAAGAAAGCACAAAAGATTGATGACTGTGCTCAGGAGGAGTGCGGGGAAAAACTTCTCAAAAAATTCAACTGTCCTAGACCTTCTCACAACTATTAAGAACAAACCTAGCAACAACAAACATTTTGCTATTCGAATGCATGATATCCTGGATACAGACGGGCTGCTCCATTTAAGACGTAAAGTCGTCACATGGTTTCCTCATACGACTTTATAG